In Bacteroidota bacterium, the following are encoded in one genomic region:
- the clpP gene encoding ATP-dependent Clp endopeptidase proteolytic subunit ClpP, whose amino-acid sequence MSNLPGEPEPQAIDLIPMVIEQTSRGERAYDIYSRLLKERIIFLGYPITDQVASLVVAQLLFLESEDPEKDIYLYINSPGGVISSGLAIYDTMQYIRPDVATICIGMAASMAAVLLAAGAKGKRSALPNSRIMIHQPLGGVQGQASDIEIQAREILKMKRKLYEILAYHTGQPYEKIEADSDRDYWMDAQEAREYGLIDNILERQLPKNGASAS is encoded by the coding sequence ATCAGCAATCTGCCCGGTGAACCGGAACCGCAGGCGATTGACCTCATCCCCATGGTCATTGAGCAGACCAGCCGCGGGGAGCGAGCCTATGATATCTATTCGCGCCTGCTCAAGGAGCGCATCATCTTCTTAGGTTACCCCATCACGGACCAGGTGGCGAGCCTTGTGGTGGCGCAGCTGCTGTTTTTGGAGTCCGAGGACCCGGAAAAGGACATCTACTTGTACATCAACAGCCCGGGTGGGGTGATCTCCTCGGGCCTGGCTATTTATGACACGATGCAGTACATCCGGCCCGATGTGGCTACGATTTGTATCGGAATGGCGGCCTCGATGGCGGCCGTGCTGTTGGCGGCCGGAGCCAAGGGCAAGCGCAGCGCGTTGCCCAACTCCCGCATCATGATCCACCAGCCCCTGGGCGGCGTGCAGGGCCAGGCGAGCGATATTGAGATCCAGGCTCGCGAAATTCTCAAAATGAAACGCAAGCTCTATGAGATCTTGGCCTATCATACGGGCCAACCGTATGAGAAGATCGAAGCCGATTCCGATCGGGATTACTGGATGGACGCCCAGGAGGCCCGGGAATACGGGCTGATCGATAACATTTTGGAACGACAATTGCCCAAAAATGGCGCGTCGGCTTCCTAG
- the tig gene encoding trigger factor codes for MELEIRQQNSVLRLVSARIPAERVRARLEEAYRQLRQRAHIKGFRPGRAPLELIRRLYGEVVQAEVFEELANEVASALWDQGHRPFGSVRVRAMQLQEDGSLQIEAEFDVKPEFTLADFEGLEVRVPVHTVRSEDVERELEQLRAHRAVLVPKEGPAEEGDYVLLEVQELDPSGLPILGTRQERWEQLDKSRISSGFYEALVGAAVGSERVLEEHAESGLSRRVLVRLKELKAVHIPDWDEALVQELSRGRFADLEELRQDVRAYLERQWERFDRSVERELIRSKLLELHPIPIPPSLVEHILERMLQDRRRRQPNVDPERFRSENRPLAERAAHWQLVREKLIEHYGIAVQEEDFDRYFADLAQRSRLPEEQLRRYYQGLWDDLEAQLLEDKVIALLKSKLKIVPELVEMPTSSS; via the coding sequence ATGGAACTGGAGATCCGCCAACAAAACTCGGTTTTGCGCTTGGTATCGGCCCGCATCCCGGCTGAGCGCGTACGGGCTCGTCTGGAGGAGGCGTATCGGCAGCTGCGCCAGCGGGCCCACATCAAGGGGTTCCGGCCCGGGCGAGCCCCCTTGGAGCTCATCCGCCGCTTGTATGGGGAGGTGGTCCAGGCGGAGGTCTTTGAGGAACTGGCCAACGAGGTGGCCTCGGCCCTCTGGGATCAGGGCCATCGGCCTTTCGGCTCGGTTCGCGTTCGGGCCATGCAGCTGCAGGAGGACGGAAGCCTGCAGATCGAGGCCGAATTCGATGTTAAGCCCGAATTCACGCTTGCAGACTTCGAGGGCTTAGAGGTGCGTGTGCCCGTGCACACGGTTCGATCCGAGGACGTGGAGCGCGAACTGGAGCAGCTGCGCGCGCATCGGGCCGTTCTGGTCCCCAAGGAGGGCCCCGCGGAGGAGGGAGATTACGTACTGCTAGAGGTGCAGGAGCTCGACCCCTCCGGCCTGCCTATTCTGGGCACGCGCCAAGAGCGTTGGGAGCAGTTGGATAAGTCGCGCATATCCTCAGGGTTCTATGAGGCTCTCGTGGGCGCTGCGGTTGGCTCGGAGCGCGTTCTGGAGGAGCACGCCGAATCCGGTCTTAGCCGACGGGTTCTCGTGCGACTCAAAGAGCTTAAAGCCGTGCACATACCTGACTGGGATGAGGCTCTGGTGCAGGAGCTCTCCCGAGGGCGCTTCGCCGACCTGGAGGAGCTACGACAGGATGTGCGCGCCTACCTAGAGCGGCAGTGGGAGCGTTTCGACCGCTCCGTGGAGCGCGAGCTTATCCGTTCCAAGCTTTTGGAGTTGCACCCGATCCCGATCCCGCCGTCTTTAGTGGAGCACATCCTGGAGCGGATGCTGCAAGACCGCCGACGCCGACAGCCCAACGTGGATCCGGAGCGCTTCCGCTCCGAAAACCGCCCGCTGGCGGAGCGCGCAGCGCATTGGCAGCTGGTGCGTGAAAAGCTCATCGAACACTATGGGATCGCCGTGCAGGAGGAGGATTTTGACCGCTATTTTGCAGACCTGGCCCAGCGTAGTCGGTTGCCAGAGGAGCAGCTGCGGCGCTACTATCAGGGGTTGTGGGATGATCTGGAAGCGCAACTGCTAGAGGATAAGGTGATCGCGCTCCTTAAAAGCAAGCTCAAAATCGTGCCCGAGCTCGTGGAGATGCCTACTTCCTCATCCTAG